Proteins encoded in a region of the Dreissena polymorpha isolate Duluth1 chromosome 6, UMN_Dpol_1.0, whole genome shotgun sequence genome:
- the LOC127835090 gene encoding uncharacterized protein LOC127835090 isoform X8, translated as MDVFVALLLCVICVTKAANAQLQLSGGDAFINTRVLLNCTLPSAATIVTWHSSDKSNSYETVAVIQEYSNGRCSQSPNSNLTCTCNFSLFTCAINSVNLSNDGQRWRCSASINSATMYSNTHTIRVLTANAQLQLSGGDAFLNTRVLLKCTLPSAATIVTWHSSDKSNNYETVAVIQEFSNGRCSQSPNSNLTCTCYSTLFTYAINSVKLSNDGQRWRCSASINSTTMYSNTHTISVSTANTQLQLNGGDAFINTRLLLNCTLPSAATVVTWHSSDKSNNYETVAVIQEFSNGRCSQSPNSNLTCTCNSTLFTCAINSINLSNDGQRWRCSASINSTTMYSNTHTISVSTANAQLQLNGGDAFLNTRVLLNCTLPSAATIVTWHSSDKSNNDETVAVIQEFSNGRCSQSPNSNLTCTCNSTLFTCAINSVKLSNDGQRWRCSASINSATMYSNIHTISVSTANTQLQLNGGDAFLNTRVLLNCTLPSAATIVTWHSSDKSNNFETVAVIQEFSNGRCSQSPNSNLTCTCNSTLFTCAINSVNLSNDGQRWRCSASINSTTMYSNTHTISFSIKPGRCPRPRPGTVGICLQRCSSDNDCPGAQKCCSNGCGNECRGAV; from the exons ATGGATGTCTTTGTCGCTCTGTTATTGTGTGTGATATGCGTGACAAAag CGGCGAATGCTCAACTCCAATTGAGCGGCGGCGACGCATTCATTAACACACGAGTGCTATTAAATTGCACCCTGCCATCAGCCGCGACCATTGTGACCTGGCATTCGTCAGACAAAAGCAACAGTTATGAGACCGTGGCTGTGATTCAGGAATACTCCAATGGAAGGTGTAGCCAGAGCCCAAACTCAAACTTAACGTGTACTTGCAATTTCTCATTGTTTACCTGCGCGATCAATTCGGTCAATTTATCCAACGACGGACAGCGATGGCGTTGCTCGGCAAGCATTAATAGTGCTACAATGTACAGCAACACTCATACCATTAGAGTTCTAA CGGCGAATGCTCAACTCCAATTGAGCGGCGGCGACGCATTCCTCAATACACGAGTGCTATTGAAATGCACCCTGCCATCAGCCGCGACCATTGTGACCTGGCATTCGTCAGACAAAAGCAACAATTATGAGACCGTGGCTGTGATTCAAGAATTCTCGAATGGAAGGTGTAGCCAGAGCCCAAACTCAAACTTAACGTGTACTTGCTATTCCACGTTGTTTACCTACGCGATCAATTCGGTCAAGTTATCAAACGACGGACAGCGATGGCGTTGCTCGGCAAGCATAAATAGTACAACAATGTACAGCAACACGCATACCATTAGCGTTTCAA CGGCGAATACTCAACTCCAATTGAACGGCGGCGACGCATTCATCAATACACGATTGCTATTGAATTGCACCCTGCCATCAGCCGCGACAGTTGTGACCTGGCATTCGTCAGACAAAAGCAACAATTATGAGACCGTGGCCGTAATTCAGGAATTCTCCAATGGAAGGTGTAGCCAGAGCCCAAACTCAAATTTAACGTGTACTTGCAATTCCACGTTGTTTACCTGCGCGATCAATTCGATCAATTTATCCAACGACGGACAGCGATGGCGTTGCTCGGCAAGCATTAATAGCACGACAATGTACAGCAATACTCATACCATTAGCGTTTCAA CGGCGAATGCTCAACTCCAATTGAACGGCGGTGACGCATTTCTCAATACACGAGTGCTTTTGAATTGCACCCTGCCATCAGCCGCGACCATTGTGACCTGGCATTCGTCAGACAAAAGCAACAATGATGAGACCGTGGCTGTGATTCAGGAATTCTCGAATGGAAGGTGTAGCCAGAGCCCAAACTCAAACTTAACGTGTACTTGCAATTCCACGTTATTTACCTGCGCGATCAATTCGGTCAAGTTATCCAACGACGGACAGCGATGGCGTTGCTCGGCAAGCATTAATAGTGCTACAATGTACAGCAACATTCATACAATTAGCGTTTCAA CGGCGAATACTCAACTCCAATTGAACGGCGGCGACGCATTCCTCAATACACGAGTGCTATTGAATTGCACCCTGCCATCAGCCGCGACCATTGTGACCTGGCATTCGTCAGACAAAAGCAACAATTTTGAAACCGTGGCTGTGATTCAGGAATTCTCCAATGGAAGGTGTAGCCAGAGCCCAAACTCAAACTTAACGTGTACTTGCAATTCCACGTTGTTTACCTGCGCGATCAATTCGGTCAATTTATCCAACGACGGACAGCGATGGCGTTGCTCGGCAAGCATTAATAGTACGACAATGTACAGCAACACTCATACCATTAGCTTTTCAA TCAAACCAGGCAGATGTCCTAGACCAAGGCCTGGTACCGTTGGGATATGCCTGCAAAGGTGCAGTTCCGATAATGACTGCCCGGGGGCACAAAAATGCTGTTCCAATGGCTGCGGAAATGAGTGCAGGGGTGCAGTCTAA
- the LOC127835090 gene encoding uncharacterized protein LOC127835090 isoform X5, producing MDVFVALLLCVICVTKAANAQLQLSGGDAFINTRVLLNCTLPSAATIVTWHSSDKSNSYETVAVIQEYSNGRCSQSPNSNLTCTCNFSLFTCAINSVNLSNDGQRWRCSASINSATMYSNTHTIRVLTANAQLQLSGGDAFLNTRVLLKCTLPSAATIVTWHSSDKSNNYETVAVIQEFSNGRCSQSPNSNLTCTCNSTLFTCAINSVKLSNDGQRWRCSASINSATMYSNIHTISVSTANTQLQLNGGDAFINTRLLLNCTLPSAATVVTWHSSDKSNNYETVAVIQEFSNGRCSQSPNSNLTCTCNSTLFTCAINSINLSNDGQRWRCSASINSTTMYSNTHTISVSTANAQLQLNGGDAFLNTRVLLNCTLPSAATIVTWHSSDKSNNDETVAVIQEFSNGRCSQSPNSNLTCTCNSTLFTCAINSVKLSNDGQRWRCSASINSATMYSNIHTISVSTANTQLQLNGGDAFLNTRVLLNCTLPSAATIVTWHSSDKSNNFETVAVIQEFSNGRCSQSPNSNLTCTCNSTLFTCAINSVNLSNDGQRWRCSASINSTTMYSNTHTISFSIKPGRCPRPRPGTVGICLQRCSSDNDCPGAQKCCSNGCGNECRGAV from the exons ATGGATGTCTTTGTCGCTCTGTTATTGTGTGTGATATGCGTGACAAAag CGGCGAATGCTCAACTCCAATTGAGCGGCGGCGACGCATTCATTAACACACGAGTGCTATTAAATTGCACCCTGCCATCAGCCGCGACCATTGTGACCTGGCATTCGTCAGACAAAAGCAACAGTTATGAGACCGTGGCTGTGATTCAGGAATACTCCAATGGAAGGTGTAGCCAGAGCCCAAACTCAAACTTAACGTGTACTTGCAATTTCTCATTGTTTACCTGCGCGATCAATTCGGTCAATTTATCCAACGACGGACAGCGATGGCGTTGCTCGGCAAGCATTAATAGTGCTACAATGTACAGCAACACTCATACCATTAGAGTTCTAA CGGCGAATGCTCAACTCCAATTGAGCGGCGGCGACGCATTCCTCAATACACGAGTGCTATTGAAATGCACCCTGCCATCAGCCGCGACCATTGTGACCTGGCATTCGTCAGACAAAAGCAACAATTATGAGACCGTGGCTGTGATTCAAGAATTCTCGAATGGAAG GTGTAGCCAGAGCCCAAACTCAAACTTAACGTGTACTTGCAATTCCACGTTATTTACCTGCGCGATCAATTCGGTCAAGTTATCCAACGACGGACAGCGATGGCGTTGCTCGGCAAGCATTAATAGTGCTACAATGTACAGCAACATTCATACAATTAGCGTTTCAA CGGCGAATACTCAACTCCAATTGAACGGCGGCGACGCATTCATCAATACACGATTGCTATTGAATTGCACCCTGCCATCAGCCGCGACAGTTGTGACCTGGCATTCGTCAGACAAAAGCAACAATTATGAGACCGTGGCCGTAATTCAGGAATTCTCCAATGGAAGGTGTAGCCAGAGCCCAAACTCAAATTTAACGTGTACTTGCAATTCCACGTTGTTTACCTGCGCGATCAATTCGATCAATTTATCCAACGACGGACAGCGATGGCGTTGCTCGGCAAGCATTAATAGCACGACAATGTACAGCAATACTCATACCATTAGCGTTTCAA CGGCGAATGCTCAACTCCAATTGAACGGCGGTGACGCATTTCTCAATACACGAGTGCTTTTGAATTGCACCCTGCCATCAGCCGCGACCATTGTGACCTGGCATTCGTCAGACAAAAGCAACAATGATGAGACCGTGGCTGTGATTCAGGAATTCTCGAATGGAAGGTGTAGCCAGAGCCCAAACTCAAACTTAACGTGTACTTGCAATTCCACGTTATTTACCTGCGCGATCAATTCGGTCAAGTTATCCAACGACGGACAGCGATGGCGTTGCTCGGCAAGCATTAATAGTGCTACAATGTACAGCAACATTCATACAATTAGCGTTTCAA CGGCGAATACTCAACTCCAATTGAACGGCGGCGACGCATTCCTCAATACACGAGTGCTATTGAATTGCACCCTGCCATCAGCCGCGACCATTGTGACCTGGCATTCGTCAGACAAAAGCAACAATTTTGAAACCGTGGCTGTGATTCAGGAATTCTCCAATGGAAGGTGTAGCCAGAGCCCAAACTCAAACTTAACGTGTACTTGCAATTCCACGTTGTTTACCTGCGCGATCAATTCGGTCAATTTATCCAACGACGGACAGCGATGGCGTTGCTCGGCAAGCATTAATAGTACGACAATGTACAGCAACACTCATACCATTAGCTTTTCAA TCAAACCAGGCAGATGTCCTAGACCAAGGCCTGGTACCGTTGGGATATGCCTGCAAAGGTGCAGTTCCGATAATGACTGCCCGGGGGCACAAAAATGCTGTTCCAATGGCTGCGGAAATGAGTGCAGGGGTGCAGTCTAA
- the LOC127835090 gene encoding uncharacterized protein LOC127835090 isoform X3: protein MDVFVALLLCVICVTKAANAQLQLSGGDAFINTRVLLNCTLPSAATIVTWHSSDKSNSYETVAVIQEYSNGRCSQSPNSNLTCTCNFSLFTCAINSVNLSNDGQRWRCSASINSATMYSNTHTIRVLTANAQLQLNGGDAFLNTRVLLSCTLPSAATIVTWHSSDKSNNYETVAVIQEFSNGRCSQSPNSNLTCTCNSTLFTCAINSVKLSNDGQRWRCSASINSATMYSNIHTISVSTANTQLQLNGGDAFINTRLLLNCTLPSAATVVTWHSSDKSNNYETVAVIQEFSNGRCSQSPNSNLTCTCNSTLFTCAINSINLSNDGQRWRCSASINSTTMYSNTHTISVSTANAQLQLNGGDAFLNTRVLLNCTLPSAATIVTWHSSDKSNNDETVAVIQEFSNGRCSQSPNSNLTCTCNSTLFTCAINSVKLSNDGQRWRCSASINSATMYSNIHTISVSTANTQLQLNGGDAFLNTRVLLNCTLPSAATIVTWHSSDKSNNFETVAVIQEFSNGRCSQSPNSNLTCTCNSTLFTCAINSVNLSNDGQRWRCSASINSTTMYSNTHTISFSIKPGRCPRPRPGTVGICLQRCSSDNDCPGAQKCCSNGCGNECRGAV, encoded by the exons ATGGATGTCTTTGTCGCTCTGTTATTGTGTGTGATATGCGTGACAAAag CGGCGAATGCTCAACTCCAATTGAGCGGCGGCGACGCATTCATTAACACACGAGTGCTATTAAATTGCACCCTGCCATCAGCCGCGACCATTGTGACCTGGCATTCGTCAGACAAAAGCAACAGTTATGAGACCGTGGCTGTGATTCAGGAATACTCCAATGGAAGGTGTAGCCAGAGCCCAAACTCAAACTTAACGTGTACTTGCAATTTCTCATTGTTTACCTGCGCGATCAATTCGGTCAATTTATCCAACGACGGACAGCGATGGCGTTGCTCGGCAAGCATTAATAGTGCTACAATGTACAGCAACACTCATACCATTAGAGTTCTAA CGGCGAATGCTCAACTCCAATTGAACGGCGGTGACGCATTTCTCAATACACGAGTGCTTTTGAGTTGCACCCTGCCATCAGCCGCGACCATTGTGACCTGGCATTCGTCAGACAAAAGCAACAATTATGAGACCGTGGCTGTGATTCAGGAATTCTCGAATGGAAGGTGTAGCCAGAGCCCAAACTCAAACTTAACGTGTACTTGCAATTCCACGTTATTTACCTGCGCGATCAATTCGGTCAAGTTATCCAACGACGGACAGCGATGGCGTTGCTCGGCAAGCATTAATAGTGCTACAATGTACAGCAACATTCATACAATTAGCGTTTCAA CGGCGAATACTCAACTCCAATTGAACGGCGGCGACGCATTCATCAATACACGATTGCTATTGAATTGCACCCTGCCATCAGCCGCGACAGTTGTGACCTGGCATTCGTCAGACAAAAGCAACAATTATGAGACCGTGGCCGTAATTCAGGAATTCTCCAATGGAAGGTGTAGCCAGAGCCCAAACTCAAATTTAACGTGTACTTGCAATTCCACGTTGTTTACCTGCGCGATCAATTCGATCAATTTATCCAACGACGGACAGCGATGGCGTTGCTCGGCAAGCATTAATAGCACGACAATGTACAGCAATACTCATACCATTAGCGTTTCAA CGGCGAATGCTCAACTCCAATTGAACGGCGGTGACGCATTTCTCAATACACGAGTGCTTTTGAATTGCACCCTGCCATCAGCCGCGACCATTGTGACCTGGCATTCGTCAGACAAAAGCAACAATGATGAGACCGTGGCTGTGATTCAGGAATTCTCGAATGGAAGGTGTAGCCAGAGCCCAAACTCAAACTTAACGTGTACTTGCAATTCCACGTTATTTACCTGCGCGATCAATTCGGTCAAGTTATCCAACGACGGACAGCGATGGCGTTGCTCGGCAAGCATTAATAGTGCTACAATGTACAGCAACATTCATACAATTAGCGTTTCAA CGGCGAATACTCAACTCCAATTGAACGGCGGCGACGCATTCCTCAATACACGAGTGCTATTGAATTGCACCCTGCCATCAGCCGCGACCATTGTGACCTGGCATTCGTCAGACAAAAGCAACAATTTTGAAACCGTGGCTGTGATTCAGGAATTCTCCAATGGAAGGTGTAGCCAGAGCCCAAACTCAAACTTAACGTGTACTTGCAATTCCACGTTGTTTACCTGCGCGATCAATTCGGTCAATTTATCCAACGACGGACAGCGATGGCGTTGCTCGGCAAGCATTAATAGTACGACAATGTACAGCAACACTCATACCATTAGCTTTTCAA TCAAACCAGGCAGATGTCCTAGACCAAGGCCTGGTACCGTTGGGATATGCCTGCAAAGGTGCAGTTCCGATAATGACTGCCCGGGGGCACAAAAATGCTGTTCCAATGGCTGCGGAAATGAGTGCAGGGGTGCAGTCTAA